Proteins found in one Rhinolophus ferrumequinum isolate MPI-CBG mRhiFer1 chromosome 9, mRhiFer1_v1.p, whole genome shotgun sequence genomic segment:
- the LOC117027294 gene encoding 40S ribosomal protein S25, whose protein sequence is MPPKDDKKKKDAGKSAKKDKDPVNKSGGKAKKKKWSKGKVRDKLNNLVLFDKATYDKLCKEVPNYKLITPAVVSERLKIRGSLARAALQELLSKGLIKLVSKHRAQVIYTRNTKGGDAPAAGEDA, encoded by the coding sequence ATGCCGCCCAAAGAcgacaagaagaagaaagatgctGGAAAGTCGGCCAAGAAAGACAAAGACCCAGTGAACAAATCTGGAGGCAAGGCCAAAAAGAAGAAGTGGTCCAAAGGCAAAGTTCGGGACAAGCTCAATAACCTAGTCTTGTTTGACAAAGCGACATATGACAAACTCTGTAAGGAAGTTCCCAACTATAAGCTTATAACCCCAGCTGTTGTCTCCGAGAGACTGAAGATCCGCGGTTCCTTGGCCAGGGCAGCCCTTCAGGAGCTCCTTAGTAAAGGacttattaaattagtttcaaagCACCGAGCTCAAGTAATTTACACCAGAAACACCAAGGGTGGGGATGCCCCAGCTGCTGGTGAAGATGCATGA